From a single Solanum dulcamara chromosome 4, daSolDulc1.2, whole genome shotgun sequence genomic region:
- the LOC129884572 gene encoding acetyl-CoA-benzylalcohol acetyltransferase-like, translating into MAKLEIQIQTRKMLKPSISTPNHLRILKLSFFDHLVPRVYVPVLFHYLPSSTGEGTITERCDKLQKSLAQTLTGFYPMAGRFTEDEFSIQCNDEGVEYVETKVNADLAEFLYQLGPKTELLNDFLPWPSSSVSPYSDLPSSPLLGVQVNIFNCGGLVIAIQISHILADAFTYATFLNEWANTSLTGTTKDCLPSFGHLSSLFPTRALSGPQFSPPSNRGPKSITRRFVFDALAITKLKNTIEGSSAIRPTRVVVVMSLIWKILVGISTAKNGHSRDSSFLFPINLRGKSILPSLEHALGNFTMFGIANLEASQSRKELNVLVGNTIRDTCLGIGKAASVNDISSLVVNNQIKVVDKLSQGDEMDIYSCSSWCGFPWYEADFGWGKPFWVSSISFDAFEVIVLMDTKNGDGVEAWVSLKENDMTEFERDADILTFCPPLLP; encoded by the coding sequence ATGGCAAAGTTAGAGATTCAAATCCAAACAAGGAAAATGTTGAAGCCCTCAATCTCTACCCCGAATCATCTTCGGATCCTCAAGCTTTCATTTTTCGATCATCTGGTTCCTCGTGTATATGTGCCAGTACTCTTCCACTACTTGCCAAGCAGTACGGGTGAAGGAACAATTACTGAAAGATGTGATAAGTTGCAAAAATCTTTGGCCCAGACATTAACAGGGTTTTACCCTATGGCAGGGAGATTTACGGAAGATGAATTCTCAATTCAATGCAATGATGAAGGCGTTGAGTATGTTGAAACCAAAGTCAACGCGGATCTTGCTGAATTTCTCTACCAATTAGGACCCAAGACGGAGCTTTTGAATGATTTTCTTCCATGGCCTAGTAGTAGTGTTTCTCCATACTCAGATCTGCCATCAAGTCCATTACTTGGTGTCCAAGTGAATATATTCAATTGTGGAGGACTAGTCATAGCGATACAAATTTCACACATCCTAGCTGATGCTTTCACGTATGCAACATTTCTCAATGAATGGGCGAACACTAGCCTTACAGGGACGACAAAAGATTGTCTCCCAAGTTTCGGTCACTTGTCATCGCTCTTTCCCACAAGAGCACTATCAGGACCTCAATTTTCACCACCATCCAACAGAGGTCCTAAGAGTATCACTAGGAGGTTTGTGTTTGATGCTTTGGCGATAACTAAGCTCAAAAATACAATCGAAGGTTCAAGTGCCATCAGGCCTACTAGAGTGGTGGTCGTTATGTCGTTAATATGGAAGATTCTTGTGGGCATTTCCACCGCCAAGAATGGACATTCAAGGGACTCGTCTTTTTTATTTCCTATTAATTTGAGGGGAAAATCTATATTACCATCTTTAGAACATGCTCTAGGGAATTTTACCATGTTTGGAATTGCTAATCTAGAGGCAAGCCAGTCAAGAAAGGAGTTGAATGTGTTGGTAGGAAATACAATACGGGACACATGTTTAGGCATTGGTAAGGCGGCAAGCGTTAATGATATTTCCTCTTTAGTTGTTAATAATCAGATAAAAGTTGTAGACAAACTTAGCCAAGGAGACGAGATGGACATTTATTCGTGCTCTAGTTGGTGTGGATTCCCTTGGTATGAAGCTGACTTTGGTTGGGGAAAGCCATTCTGGGTGAGCTCCATTAGCTTTGATGCTTTTGAAGTAATTGTGCTGATGGACACAAAAAATGGTGATGGAGTAGAAGCATGGGTTAGTTTGAAGGAGAATGATATGACTGAATTCGAGAGAGATGCTGATATTTTGACATTTTGTCCTCCGctacttccatag
- the LOC129884569 gene encoding RING-H2 finger protein ATL54-like, translating into MSFHINRKLMFESLDNSTSKTCSSYYCNPEVYHSRICPLSCFYICQGICLLPEIELPPQPPLNFTPKFPLSQSPNKHTLSIFLILLISVLFCAYVIHKFRNSRTSSQPEQQVVVEQGEFSNIQTVGLQQSVINTIKICKYKRGEGLIEGTECSVCLSEFQEDETLRILPKCNHAFHIPCIDTWLKSHTNCPMCRSDIVITIPATAAFMERNV; encoded by the coding sequence ATGTCCTTCCATATTAATCGAAAGCTGATGTTTGAATCTCTTGATAATTCCACCAGCAAAACTTGTAGCAGCTATTATTGCAACCCAGAGGTGTATCATTCTAGAATTTGTCCACTGTCATGTTTTTATATTTGCCAGGGTATATGTCTTCTTCCAGAAATTGAACTACCACCACAACCACCACTAAATTTCACACCCAAATTTCCTCTTTCGCAGTCTCCAAATAAACACACTCTTTCCATCTTCTTGATCCTTCTAATTTCAGTCTTATTTTGTGCCTATGTCATTCACAAATTCCGCAACTCAAGAACTTCTTCACAACCCGAGCAACAAGTAGTAGTAGAACAAGGAGAGTTTAGTAATATTCAAACAGTGGGTCTTCAGCAATCAGTCATCAACACCATCAAAATCTGCAAGTATAAAAGAGGTGAAGGGCTAATTGAAGGAACAGAGTGCTCTGTTTGCTTGAGTGAGTTTCAAGAAGATGAAACTCTTAGGATTTTGCCAAAGTGTAACCATGCTTTTCACATACCTTGCATTGACACTTGGCTCAAATCACACACCAATTGTCCCATGTGCCGTTCTGACATTGTCATCACAATTCCCGCGACTGCAGCTTTCATGGAGCGAAACGTGTGA
- the LOC129884567 gene encoding RING-H2 finger protein ATL54-like has product MAFHDRKMIFESLDNSSGKTCSSYYCNSKENPSGICPISCLYICYPICTFPLFSEIQPPLPPNFFTPKVPLPQSPHKPIISIFLIILFSVLATSFFLFCCFVVYRIWKARILSRPQQRVEEEEEEEFSDIFDEDIHGPMVDHPIWYIRTVGLQPSIISAITICKYKAGEGIIDGTECSVCLSEFQEDETLRILPKCNHAFHIPCIDTWLRSHTNCPMCRAGIVIAPAATQSSPEQNSGPRHEEAHVGISENVPELTLDIENEGESLELCTMDISGNSKEDVGNGTNEGMLSELCASRRSASLESLSTASILTCASGSQSTFDGNEISARMKNLCVDRVMQEQRMIRRSQSAVLLR; this is encoded by the exons ATGGCCTTCCATGATCGAAAGATGATCTTTGAATCTCTTGATAATTCTTCTGGTAAAACTTGTAGCAGTTATTATTGCAACTCAAAAGAGAATCCTTCTGGAATTTGTCCAATTTCATGTCTATATATTTGCTACCCAATTTGTACTTTTCCCCTGTTTTCTGAAATTCAACCACCGTTGCCACCAAACTTTTTCACCCCCAAAGTTCCTCTTCCTCAATCTCCACATAAACCCATTATTTCTATATTCttgattattctattttctGTGTTGGCCActtctttcttccttttttgtTGCTTCGTCGTTTACAGAATCTGGAAGGCAAGAATTTTGTCGCGACCGCAGCAGcgagttgaagaagaagaagaagaggagtttagtgatatttttgatgaagatattCATGGACCTATGGTGGATCATCCTATATGGTATATTAGAACAGTGGGTCTTCAGCCATCAATCATCAGCGCCATCACCATTTGCAAATATAAAGCAGGGGAAGGAATAATTGACGGAACAGAGTGCTCTGTTTGCTTGAGTGAGTTTCAAGAAGATGAAACTCTTAGGATTTTGCCCAAGTGTAACCATGcttttcacataccttgtattgACACTTGGCTTAGATCACACACCAATTGTCCTATGTGCCGTGCCGGTATTGTCATCGCCCCAGCCGCTACCCAATCGTCACCAGAGCAG AATTCAGGGCCGAGACATGAAGAAGCTCACGTCGGAATTTCAGAGAATGTCCCGGAATTAACCCTTGACATCGAAAATGAAGGTGAGTCATTGGAACTATGTACAATGGATATCAGTGGAAACTCCAAGGAAGATGTGGGGAATGGTACTAATGAAGGAAtgttaagtgaattgtgtgcaTCAAGAAGATCAGCATCATTGGAATCTTTATCTACAGCTTCAATATTAACTTGTGCTTCAGGATCACAGAGCACTTTTGATGGTAATGAGATCTCAGCAAGAATGAAAAATCTTTGTGTGGACAGAGTAATGCAAGAACAGAGAATGATAAGAAGAAGCCAGAGTGCTGTTCTTCTTCGGTGA
- the LOC129884570 gene encoding uncharacterized protein LOC129884570 translates to MAANSSSSYKIRSLVTLLHQYYRVRFDAKSSQLQGLHGIVPTTRMGYRGSANPGLRFTCSGEYRIVNKKDQGKNEASKVPPVEPPPSKPTFFAWAKWLLGSILSIFLPLWKENWDSFRKIEGEVEKVAEEVEEAVEVVALVASKTENVMAGVAVKLPENSLLKEAAIAIENASDVVAKDAQLTSNFIHKVEDLEQDLKDLDKMIEPLIEKVEEPK, encoded by the exons ATGGCTGCAAATTCTTCATCCTCGTACAAAATCCGGAGTCTTGTTACATTGCTTCACCAGTACTATAGAGTTCGCTTTGATGCTAAATCCTCTCAGTTACAGGGCCTTCATGGCATTGTTCCAACTACTAGGATGGGTTATCGTGGCTCAGCAAATCCAGGATTACGGTTTACCTGTTCAGGAGAGTATCGAATAGTGAATAAGAAGGATCA GGGAAAGAATGAAGCAAGCAAGGTTCCTCCAGTAGAGCCACCTCCTTCTAAGCCCACTTTTTTTGCTTG GGCAAAATGGCTTTTGGGTTCCATACTATCAATATTCCTCCCATTATGGAAGGAAAATTGGGACAGCTTTCGAAAAATTGAAG GAGAGGTAGAGAAGGTGGCGGAAGAGGTGGAAGAAGCTGTGGAGGTAGTAGCGTTGGTGGCGAGTAAAACGGAAAATGTAATGGCAGGGGTTGCCGTTAAGCTCCCAGAAAATAGCCTACTCAAAGAAGCAGCTATAGCAATTGAAAATGCATCTGATGTGGTTGCTAAAGATGCTCAACTTACTTCTAATTTCATTCACAAG GTTGAAGATTTGGAGCAAGACTTGAAGGACTTGGACAAAATGATTGAACCTTTAATTGAAAAAGTGGAAGAACCCAAATGA
- the LOC129885737 gene encoding uncharacterized protein LOC129885737 isoform X1 has product MGFDDIEPIFGGINAEWSAPHKTPLKPFLFHVYGLPSDPSSLHVCATDFYSNTWHALKSAQELEDMRDRTGIGGSWSDFVDYLIAAIKSEDVKLVMDGQSKVGGAAHAKLVAQKAKGMPRIAISLSKLVDTAATDAMANLSLELYKTFTNVHNLLKAEQQRCCELTNVLSEEKQEKNETAQKQLNALLYSKRQKMQKITENTASDTATGSSSLESPVKQAAQLSSTKVSNRVVPAHRRARVRGVLLHDTEDERQD; this is encoded by the exons ATGGGGTTTGATGATATAGAACCAATTTTTGGGGGAATAAATGCAGAGTGGTCAGCACCTCATAAAACCCCTTTGAAGCCTTTCCTCTTTCATGTATACGGATTGCCAAGTGATCCCTCTTCTCTCCATGTCTGCGCCACTGACTTTTATTCAAATACATGGCACGCTTTGAAGTCAGCACAGGAGCTTGAAGATATG AGGGACAGAACTGGTATAGGAGGCTCTTGGTCTGACTTTGTAGATTACCTTATTGCTGCCATAAAGTCTGAAGATGTGAAGCTTGTTATGGATGGACAGTCAAAAGTTGGAG GTGCTGCACATGCAAAATTGGTTGCCCAGAAAGCTAAGGGGATGCCAAGAATCGCTATATCACTTAGTAAACTTGTGGATACTGCAGCAACTGATGCAATGGCAAATCTTTCTTTGGAGCTCTACAAAACTTTTACAAATGTACATAATTTGCTTAAAGCTG AGCAACAACGATGCTGTGAGTTGACAAATGTTTTATCAGAAGAAAAG CAGGAAAAGAATGAAACTGCCCAGAAGCAACTCAATGCACTTCTGTACTCAAAAAGGCAGAAAATGCAAAAGATTACTGAAAACACAGCCTCAGATACTGCAACCGGCAGTAGCTCACTAGAGTCTCCAG TTAAGCAAGCAGCCCAACTTTCCTCTACAAAGGTGTCTAACCGTGTGGTACCAGCACATCGTAG GGCCAGAGTCCGAGGTGTTCTTTTGCATGATACTGAAGATGAGAGGCAAGATTAG
- the LOC129885737 gene encoding uncharacterized protein LOC129885737 isoform X2 yields the protein MGFDDIEPIFGGINAEWSAPHKTPLKPFLFHVYGLPSDPSSLHVCATDFYSNTWHALKSAQELEDMRDRTGIGGSWSDFVDYLIAAIKSEDVKLVMDGQSKVGGAAHAKLVAQKAKGMPRIAISLSKLVDTAATDAMANLSLELYKTFTNVHNLLKAEQQRCCELTNVLSEEKEKNETAQKQLNALLYSKRQKMQKITENTASDTATGSSSLESPVKQAAQLSSTKVSNRVVPAHRRARVRGVLLHDTEDERQD from the exons ATGGGGTTTGATGATATAGAACCAATTTTTGGGGGAATAAATGCAGAGTGGTCAGCACCTCATAAAACCCCTTTGAAGCCTTTCCTCTTTCATGTATACGGATTGCCAAGTGATCCCTCTTCTCTCCATGTCTGCGCCACTGACTTTTATTCAAATACATGGCACGCTTTGAAGTCAGCACAGGAGCTTGAAGATATG AGGGACAGAACTGGTATAGGAGGCTCTTGGTCTGACTTTGTAGATTACCTTATTGCTGCCATAAAGTCTGAAGATGTGAAGCTTGTTATGGATGGACAGTCAAAAGTTGGAG GTGCTGCACATGCAAAATTGGTTGCCCAGAAAGCTAAGGGGATGCCAAGAATCGCTATATCACTTAGTAAACTTGTGGATACTGCAGCAACTGATGCAATGGCAAATCTTTCTTTGGAGCTCTACAAAACTTTTACAAATGTACATAATTTGCTTAAAGCTG AGCAACAACGATGCTGTGAGTTGACAAATGTTTTATCAGAAGAAAAG GAAAAGAATGAAACTGCCCAGAAGCAACTCAATGCACTTCTGTACTCAAAAAGGCAGAAAATGCAAAAGATTACTGAAAACACAGCCTCAGATACTGCAACCGGCAGTAGCTCACTAGAGTCTCCAG TTAAGCAAGCAGCCCAACTTTCCTCTACAAAGGTGTCTAACCGTGTGGTACCAGCACATCGTAG GGCCAGAGTCCGAGGTGTTCTTTTGCATGATACTGAAGATGAGAGGCAAGATTAG
- the LOC129884568 gene encoding RING-H2 finger protein ATL54-like — MSFHVDRKLIFESLDNSTSKTCGSYYCNPEVYHSRICPLSCFYICQGICLLPEIELPPLPQNFTTKAPLSQSPHKNTTSIFMIILFTGLGIAVYIFCSFVIHKFRNSRTSSQPEQQVVVVEEEALSDIRTVGLHPSVISSITIHKYKRGEGLIEATECSVCLSEFQEDETLRILPMCNHAFHIPCIDTWLRSHTNCPMCRAGIVIMIPTTTAFS; from the coding sequence ATGTCGTTTCATGTTGATCGAAAGCTAATATTTGAATCTCTTGATAATTCCACCAGCAAAACATGTGGCAGCTATTATTGCAACCCAGAGGTGTATCATTCTAGAATTTGTCCACTGTCATGTTTTTATATTTGCCAGGGTATATGTCTTCTTCCAGAAATTGaactaccaccactaccacaAAATTTCACAACCAAAGCTCCTCTTTCACAGTCTCCACATAAAAATACTACTTCCATCTTCATGATAATTCTTTTTACAGGCTTAGGCATTGCTGTCTACATATTTTGTTCATTCGTCATTCACAAATTCCGCAACTCAAGAACTTCTTCACAACCGGAGCAGCAAGTAGTAGTAGTAGAAGAAGAAGCGCTAAGTGATATACGAACAGTGGGTCTTCACCCATCAGTCATCAGCTCCATCACAATCCACAAGTATAAAAGAGGTGAAGGGCTAATTGAAGCAACAGAGTGCTCGGTTTGCTTGAGTGAGTTTCAAGAAGATGAAACTCTTAGAATTTTGCCCATGTGCAACCATGCTTTTCACATACCTTGCATTGACACTTGGCTCAGATCACACACCAATTGTCCCATGTGTCGTGCCGGCATTGTCATCATGATACCCACTACTACAGCTTTCAGTTGA